The window TTTGCTAACATCCTAACAATATATGGTTCTTTGCTGTATTTTAATGCATTTTTAATAGCATTTTCAGCTTCAGAAAAACTATTTTGTGAGAAATGAAGTTTCCCAATATTATACCATATGGTAGAATCTTCATTATCCAATTTCAAGGCTAAGTGATAAATTTCAATTGCAGTTAAAATTTTTAGTGGGTCATGTTCATTTTGCGCTACCTTTTCTAAATATTCTCCATATGCTTTGTGTAATTTAGCCATAAGTTTACTATATTTTTTTTTATTATTATCATCAAAAGATAAATAAATATCACAGCCGCTTTTATAATAATTTTCCACATCACCATAAAGACCTAATTTAGAACAAGCATAAATTGCTAATGCATGACCATGAATACTATTTTTAAATTCCTTTAAATATTCTTTAATTATTTCAAAAGATTTTTGAGAGTCAAATTCAAGGCAAACATCAGCCAAACGATATTGCCATTCAGATTTCTCTTTTCGCATTTTAGCTTTTCTAATTTGTTCTTGACACAAGTTAACAGCCTTGTCATATTGCTTAGTCTTTACATAACAAGTAATTAATATTTTAGCTTTTTCATTAGATATTGGATTTAGCGATTCTATTTTTTTTATTACTTCATGATATTTTCTTTGTTTTATTAATTCA of the Elusimicrobiota bacterium genome contains:
- a CDS encoding cold shock domain-containing protein; this encodes MNNNDYNELIKQRKYHEVIKKIESLNPISNEKAKILITCYVKTKQYDKAVNLCQEQIRKAKMRKEKSEWQYRLADVCLEFDSQKSFEIIKEYLKEFKNSIHGHALAIYACSKLGLYGDVENYYKSGCDIYLSFDDNNKKKYSKLMAKLHKAYGEYLEKVAQNEHDPLKILTAIEIYHLALKLDNEDSTIWYNIGKLHFSQNSFSEAENAIKNALKYSKEPYIVRMLAKIKMSLGKFEEALDIYKSIPTSKQQSYMLIEAGQCAEYLKELKIAGKFYRQAIEKDPNKYYAYFFIGKLYKQLGAKEQAIENLKKAIDLCKKETGNEYQKAKDLLIEVGKMPSGEKITFTEKKLSNQLNGKIIKYNKDRGFGFIKTNDNRDLFFHISNVSDRRDKGDPNYGEDVSFVIIQGLKGPEAGSIVRIN